The Cannabis sativa cultivar Pink pepper isolate KNU-18-1 unplaced genomic scaffold, ASM2916894v1 Contig3, whole genome shotgun sequence genome window below encodes:
- the LOC115703222 gene encoding kinesin-like protein KIN-12D isoform X1 encodes MLRDFKFLRGNTGKNDEAENIPVGRNDLLVSRISSDASRAPLNAIQEPTSYTKQEQEMGSGRSKVDKTPSKVKTRVADPALPLRTPDKYGAGISARQRFGWAAQKNELGATAGDLRDDVQVRGAGVSNGGFANMTPRTTTRTVGRAGSNFSETNSTQSTPTKSVSKPPGSSLRSKVDGTGGARQANFAPLYKGTPIPSGSCTVVNTVEVPHFDLKENPSFWMEHNVQVVIRVRPLNSMERSTNGYSRCLKQESFNTISWIGHPETRFTFDHVACETVDQEMLFRMACLPMVENCLSGYNSCMFAYGQTGSGKTYTMLGDIENLEVKPSPHRGMTPRIFEFLFARIQAEEESRRDEKLTYNCKCSFLEIYNEQITDLLDPSCTNLLLREDVKKGVYVENLSEFEVRTVSDIVNLLIQGSSNRKVASTNMNRESSRSHSVFTCVIESRWENDSTTNLRFARLNLVDLAGSERQKTSGAEGERLKEAANINKSLSTLGHVIMVLVDVAQGKPRHIPYRDSRLTFLLQDSLGGNSKTMIIANVSPSICSQAETLNTLKFAQRAKMIQNNAVVNEDSSGDVTTLQHQIRLLKEELSILRRQNVSRSLSFGLPTVEDTRARQEQESGFPGHVCDMDVEDDDLLKTESKGTVRMSTKQLKCLETTLAGALRREQMAETCIKQLEAEIEQLNRLARQREEDTRCTKMMLRFREDKIRRQEALVNGSIPAEIYLQEETRALSEEIQLLQAKLDKNPEVTRFALENIRLLDQLRRFQEFYEEGEREILLSEVSKLRDQLLQFLDGNSIHHSYQNFITEPEEAIYMNKKNDSLTLELEKTVNELEECRRNLKACLDENAKLSRELEDAQSMLINVKPKPSNQVDSVKTTEDSQDLGSLKLNSAVQNQIEEMEAKHESIMTKNAEEIVNLQLELDILKIIFKEDSEQRVTCLNKELERAKEDLFLTIKHHEDTKTELMEAKSVIEAMESQQILSINEMEDLRNTNSRYMQLLSKYEVEIMALQEHLALKELKDVSPTNCSKNDTSLLQEKVTRMQCSLEKAKRLNTWYQNDREFHVSNDEEMDQVRSQVEAETAEVIVCMQEELAILQQQVQDSHLKEVEMRRNLMLSETELKEVDEKVNLLIKDNGSLNAKLKEKDAELRSLSEEWCLLTTEIEAILSDGCELLIDASDQLEHISNSFPQKRIWISEHVGRMVRTISEKELLIEELRRCLEDANNKQSDVESMLKSLRGAAMVITEAHQREFSEKEKDILALTSLLSVKASTIDKLENRLKLQEDELKKASVCATVAFVIVNRLEEVNHHNLDELQQKNIQLTKSEETNMRMDALLCEQVVVVEEAERQIMSLKAELVNLREISSDLKQKLADEQKRNYSMTEKLKDVEENNILVAKEKLAELKYGVSSLKSCMGTHVEQYKSLPRNSPQEDRTSFDGEGAGWIDNEIYQDDEVENEIVEDSGTGISKSSPDIGKKVCFHSCDQDKFKSSPCEEKCDRDTTIILLRREMEYALQSLQEVQVEMEKLRRENKDILKSEQYSRKSMTCFTNQIRNLQTTLTDFEVQSKLKMEVLNQRLEASEQNVVEAGSHLYETRELLELEVDDAKLVAAQKAAEVACILSKFEEAQDTMKEADIMINGLMIANETMKLEVKKLHKINCRLTKDKDILANEVQSLQSINIIKSQQCEQLRSDLSETNALVVELEGMIVEVRASFKENFLLLSSDFGTLKSLLFDTSKLVKTWLDEIWSEIIGRDCAVSVLHLCHMGILLETVTGLNAENGLLQHGMCESNAVIADLKEHNSKSIKELEMCRVMKGKLLCDIKNGFNRISKTEDENKELSAKLTSFDEKISELQLQEELMVQRSNYIGSQLVMLMAELDLSNKNLAASLLDQEKLLQDKEEVFKSQSESFMMEWCVKEFESLILASQLEEMALRKANAEREHSQCCTILEDLKREIILFKVDAELKYQLLRDKEVEVACQFSVLDQQKQKMEEELLLLESSSHELKTDFRKKEAELTRMISFEKENEVLKIEIEKLNAEKSLVLHNLEEKNSDVESYLGQVDVFEKENHRLRDEILILETRVANLETDFQLKTEELHELQLSHYSMTEENVLLEEELVSSKRNKHELLTMASSNIKKCVDLMDSRLNVLNEGGFVNLDEMLKEICETAEKTNEFMEQIEYLKGQCKELEFENKSLQTELLRKDDVLKGLLFDLSLLQESASNTKDQKDEMKELVASLEALEDELLVKSIELDEAMASKEMLEAQLHEKTDRINTLELSISRDCESRDVLRSENLELKAQLEDAFTAKRYAEEDLTETKKVNESLEMELMEMGNAIDCLNDSVESLRSNLGELESERDQLQLEMLGLKNKLEAEQARAEEQEAIAKEAQQIAESKNIYVDEKEAEVKLYERSIEELEYTINVLENKVAIVKEEAERQRLQREELELELHAVKQQTRNVENADADMRSYLHEKEKSLQEAVAQIQILEKDIVEKDSEIAQFKAHISELNLHAEAQASEYKQKFKALEAMAEQVRPEGSSFLHALTSSPKKAEKFVAKPRGSGSPFKCIGLGMVQQIKSERDEDLTAARLRIEELESLVASRQKEIFTLNTKLAAAESMTHDVIRDLLGVKLDMTTYVSLLDNQQVQKITEKARFHDIESQDVDQEVVKLKKQLTEFIKERQGWLEEIDRKQAEVVAAQVALEKLRQRDQLLKAENEMLKMENVNHKKKVMELEGEINKLSGQQNLHQRIHHHTKIKEENNTLKTQNADLSTKLRRTEVLLSRVKDELACFRASNGRNPYIDFDEEKRLSSKLKETEEEKLQLAHKLLALCTSILKAAGITKPVNEINPSLAEEVLEQLKNKIASMDREVQDLKYKSKITCERARLCELLPQSSPINSRADEEKRPTPKKVSHAPYFNSDIDR; translated from the exons ATGTTGAGGGATTTCAAATTTTTGCGTGGAAATACTGGGAAGAACGATGAGGCGGAGAACATTCCTGTTGGCCGGAATGATTTATTGGTTAGTAGAATATCTTCGGATGCATCTAGAGCTCCTTTAAACGCTATACAGGAGCCCACTTCATATACCAAGCAAGAACAAGAAATGGGCAGTGGTCGGAGTAAGGTCGATAAGACTCCGAGTAAGGTCAAAACCAGAGTTGCAGATCCAGCATTGCCTCTTCGGACGCCCGACAAGTATGGAGCTGGGATTTCAGCTAGGCAACGATTCGGGTGGGCGGCGCAGAAGAACGAGCTTGGAGCTACTGCCGGTGATTTGCGTGACGATGTACAAGTCCGGGGAGCTGGAGTTAGTAATGGAGGTTTTGCGAACATGACGCCTCGAACTACAACGAGAACAGTTGGGAGAGCTGGTTCGAATTTTTCAGAGACCAATTCCACGCAGAGCACGCCTACTAAAAGCGTTTCTAAACCTCCGGGTTCTAGTCTCCGGAGCAAGGTGGATGGAACTGGTGGTGCCCGACAGGCAAATTTTGCTCCATTGTACAAAGGCACGCCTATTCCTTCTGGTTCGTGTACAGTGGTTAATACAGTCGAAGTTCCTCACTTCGATTTGAAGGAAAATCCATCGTTCTGGATGGAGCACAATGTACAG GTGGTTATTCGTGTTCGTCCTCTTAATAGCATGGAGCGAAGCACAAACGGATACAGTAGGTGCTTGAAGCAAGAAAGCTTTAACACCATTTCTTGGATTGGCCATCCAGAAACTAGGTTCACATTTGACCATGTAGCATGTGAAACAGTAGACCAG GAAATGCTTTTCAGGATGGCCTGTCTTCCCATGGTGGAGAACTGCCTGTCAGGGTACAATAGCTGTATGTTTGCATATGGACAG ACGGGAAGTGGAAAAACATATACAATGCTTGGGGATATTGAAAACTTAGAAGTCAAGCCCAGTCCACATCGGGGAATGACACCACGCatatttgaatttttgtttGCTAGGATCCAAGCT GAAGAGGAAAGCAGGAGGGATGAGAAATTAACATACAATTGCAAGTGTTCTTTCTTAGAGATTTACAATGAACAGATCACAGATCTCCTTGATCCCTCATGTACTAATTTGCTT CTGCGTGAGGATGTTAAAAAGGGTGTATATGTAGAAAATCTCTCTGAATTTGAAGTTCGGACTGTGAGCGACATCGTAAATCTTCTAATTCAG GGTTCTTCAAATAGAAAAGTTGCATCTACAAATATGAACAGAGAGAGCAGTCGTTCACATAGTGTATTTACCTGTGTGATTGAAAGTAGATGGGAAAACGATTCCACGACCAACTTAAGGTTTGCTAGACTAAACTTGGTTGATCTGGCTGGATCAGAAAG GCAGAAAACTTCTGGTGCTGAGGGTGAGCGTTTAAAAGAAGCTGCTAACATTAACAAATCTTTGTCGACATTAGG TCATGTAATAATGGTTCTAGTGGATGTGGCGCAAGGGAAGCCAAGACATATTCCTTATAGGGACTCGAGGCTTACCTTCCTCCTACAG gACTCACTCGGTGGGAACTCAAAGACTATGATTATTGCAAATGTCAGCCCTTCTATCTG ctcTCAAGCTGAAACTTTAAACACTCTTAAGTTTGCCCAGAGAGCAAAAATGATCCAGAATAAT GCCGTAGTGAATGAAGATTCTTCAGGAGATGTCACCACTCTGCAACACCAAATACGACTTCTAAAG GAGGAGCTTTCTATTCTTAGACGTCAGAATGTATCGAGATCCTTATCCTTTGGTCTTCCCACTGTTGAAGATACGAGAGCAAGACAAGAGCAGGAAAGTGGTTTTCCAGGACATGTGTGTGACATGGATGTAGAAGATGACGATTTGCTGAAAACTGAATCCAAAGGCACTGTGAGAATGTCTACTAAACAG CTGAAATGTTTGGAGACAACTCTTGCTGGTGCCTTACGAAGGGAGCAGATGGCAGAAACTTGCATTAAGCAACTTGAGGCTGAAATAGAGCAATTAAATCGTTTG GCACGTCAAAGAGAAGAAGACACCAGATGTACTAAGATGATGCTCAGGTTTCGAGAAGACAAAATCAGAAGACAGGAGGCACTTGTTAATGGTTCTATTCCTGCTGAGATTTATTTGCAAGAAGAGACAAGAGCTCTATCTGAAGAGATTCAACTACTTCAAGCTAAGCTAGATAAGAATCCAGAAGTAACTCGATTTGCTTTGGAAAATATAAGACTTTTAGACCAGCTTAGAAG ATTTCAAGAATTCTACGAAGAAGGAGAGAGAGAAATACTCTTGTCTGAAGTATCCAAATTGCGAGATCAg CTACTTCAATTTCTTGACGGAAACTCCATACATCATAGTTATCAAAATTTTATCACAGAACCTGAG GAAGCCATTTACATGAACAAGAAGAATGATTCTCTTACTCTAGAG TTGGAGAAAACTGTTAATGAACTTGAGGAATGCCGGCGCAACTTAAAAGCTTGTTTGGATGAAAATGCAAAACTCAGTAG GGAGCTAGAAGATGCACAATCAATGTTGATCAATGTTAAGCCTAAGCCTTCTAATCAAGTAGATAGTGTTAAGACCACAGAG GATTCACAAGATTTAGGATCTCTCAAACTTAATAGTGCTGTTCAAAATCAAATCGAGGAGATGGAGGCAAAGCATGAATCCATTATGACTAAGAATGCAGAAGAAATTGTTAACTTGCAATTGGAATTGGATATACTAAAGATCATTTTCAAAGAAGATTCAGAGCAAAGAGTAACATGCTTAAACAAAGAACTTGAGCGTGCAAAAGAAGATTTATTTTTGACGATCAAACATCATGAAGACACAAAGACAGAACTGATGGAAGCTAAGTCTGTTATTGAAGCTATGGAGTCTCAGCAGATTTTGTCTATCAACGAAATGGAAGACCTAAGAAACACTAACAGCCGTTATATGCAGCTTTTGAGTAAATATGAAGTTGAAATTATGGCTCTTCAAGAGCATCTTGCTTTGAAGGAGCTAAAGGATGTCTCACCTACAAACTGCTCCAAGAATGATACTTCTTTGTTGCAGGAAAAGGTGACGAGAATGCAATGTTCCCTTGAAAAGGCCAAGAGACTGAACACATGGTACCAAAATGATCGTGAATTTCATGTCTCTAATGATGAAGAAATGGATCAGGTTCGCTCACAGGTAGAAGCTGAAACTGCTGAGGTGATTGTGTGCATGCAGGAAGAGTTGGCCATACTTCAGCAGCAAGTCCAGGATAGTCATTTGAAAGAAGTAGAGATGAGAAGGAATTTAATGCTTTCAGAAACTGAATTAAAGGAGGTTGATGAAAAAGTGAATCTCCTGATCAAAGATAATGGGAGTTTAAATGCAAAGCTAAAGGAGAAAGATGCAGAACTTAGAAGTTTATCTGAAGAATGGTGTTTGTTAACTACTGAGATAGAAGCAATTCTTTCAGATGGGTGTGAGTTACTCATTGATGCTTCTGATCAACTTGAACATATATCTAATTCTTTTCCTCAGAAAAGGATTTGGATATCAGAACATGTTGGTAGGATGGTAAGAACCATATCTGAAAAAGAATTATTGATTGAAGAATTGAGAAGATGTTTAGAGGATGCAAACAACAAACAAAGTGACGTAGAGAGTATGCTAAAGTCACTGAGAGGAGCAGCGATGGTTATCACTGAAGCTCACCAGCGCGAATTCAGTGAAAAAGAGAAAGACATCCTGGCCTTGACATCACTGCTGAGTGTAAAAGCATCGACCATAGATAAGCTGGAAAATAGACTGAAATTACAGGAAGATGAGCTAAAAAAAGCATCAGTTTGTGCAACAGTTGCTTTTGTCATTGTCAACAGATTAGAAGAAGTGAATCATCACAATCTTGATGAATTACAGCAAAAGAATATCCAACTTACTAAATCAGAAGAAACTAACATGAGGATGGATGCCCTCCTCTGTGAACAGGTTGTTGTGGTTGAAGAAGCAGAAAGACAGATCATGTCTTTGAAAGCAGAGCTTGTAAACTTGAGGGAAATTTCATCTGATCTAAAGCAGAAGCTTGCGGATGAGCAAAAACGTAACTATTCTATGACAGAAAAACTTAAAGATGTTgaagagaataatatattagTTGCAAAGGAAAAACTGGCTGAGCTAAAATATGGTGTTTCCTCACTCAAGTCATGCATGGGCACCCATGTGGAGCAGTATAAAAGTCTTCCAAGGAATAGTCCACAGGAAGATCGTACATCTTTCGATGGAGAAGGTGCAGGCTGG ATAGATAATGAAATATATCAAGATGATGAAGTTGAGAACGAAATCGTTGAGGACTCAGGAACCGGCATCTCCAAGTCTTCTCCTGACATAGGGAAGAAGGTATGTTTTCATTCATGTGATCAGGATAAGTTCAAGTCTTCCCCTTGTGAGGAAAAATGTGATAGGGACACTACTATTATTCTTCTGAGAAGGGAAATGGAATATGCCCTTCAAAGTTTACAAGAGGTGCAGGTTGAGATGGAAAAGCTACGTAGAGAGAATAAAGACATACTGAAGTCTGAGCAATATAGTCGCAAAAGCATGACATGTTTTACAAACCAAATAAGAAATCTACAAACAACTTTGACTGACTTTGAAGTTCAATCCAAACTGAAGATGGAAGTTTTGAATCAACGGCTAGAGGCATCTGAACAGAATGTGGTGGAAGCTGGCTCGCATTTGTATGAAACTAGAGAG TTGCTTGAATTAGAAGTTGATGATGCAAAATTGGTTGCTGCTCAGAAAGCTGCTGAAGTTGCTTGCATTCTCTCTAAATTTGAAGAAGCGCAAGATACAATGAAGGAAGCAGATATTATGATTAATGGGCTGATGATAGCAAATGAGACCATGAAGCTTGAAGTAAAAAAATTGCACAAAATAAATTGCAGGCTGACAAAAGATAAAGATATATTAGCTAATGAAGTTCAGAGCTTGCAGTCCATTAACATCATCAAAAGTCAGCAATGTGAACAACTTAGGTCTGATTTATCGGAGACAAACGCATTGGTTGTAGAACTGGAGGGTATGATTGTGGAGGTCCGGGCTTCTTTCAAAGAAAATTTCTTGCTTCTATCCTCGGACTTCGGTACTCTGAAGAGTCTACTATTTGACACTTCAAAGCTAGTGAAGACATGGCTTGATGAAATTTGGTCTGAGATAATTGGGAGGGATTGTGCGGTGTCAGTCCTTCACCTTTGCCACATGGGAATTCTATTGGAAACAGTGACGGGGCTAAATGCTGAGAATGGGCTGCTTCAACATGGCATGTGTGAATCAAATGCTGTTATTGCTGATTTGAAAGAGCACAATAGCAAGTCAATAAAAGAGcttgagatgtgtagggtgatgAAGGGAAAATTATTGTGTGACATCAAAAATGGTTTCAATCGCATTTCCAAAACAGAGGATGAAAATAAAGAGCTTAGTGCCAAGCTAACCTCTTTCGATGAGAAGATATCAGAGTTGCAGCTACAAGAGGAGTTGATGGTGCAGAGGTCTAACTACATAGGATCTCAGCTTGTTATGTTGATGGCGGAGTTGGACTTAAGTAACAAAAATTTGGCAGCATCACTTTTGGATCAAGAGAAATTATTGCAAGACAAAGAGGAGGTCTTCAAATCACAATCTGAGTCTTTTATGATGGAGTGGTGCGTGAAAGAATTCGAGTCACTTATATTGGCATCACAATTAGAGGAAATGGCTCTTCGTAAAGCTAATGCAGAAAGAGAGCATAGCCAGTGCTGTACAATTCTTGAAGATTTAAAGAGAGAAATTATTCTCTTCAAGGTAGATGCAGAACTGAAATATCAGCTCTTGAGAGATAAGGAAGTTGAGGTTGCTTGTCAATTCTCTGTCCTTGATCAGCAAAAGCAGAAAATGGAGGAGGAGCTACTACTGCTGGAATCTTCTTCACATGAACTGAAGACTGATTTCAGAAAGAAGGAAGCTGAGCTAACTAGAATGATCAGCTTTGAGAAAGAAAATGAGGTGCTGAAAATTGAGATTGAGAAATTGAATGCTGAGAAAAGCTTAGTTCTTCACAATCTTGAAGAGAAGAATTCTGATGTTGAATCATATTTAGGGCAAGTTGATGTCTTTGAGAAAGAAAATCACAGGTTACGAgatgaaattttaattttggagaCTCGTGTTGCCAATCTGGAGACAGATTTCCAGCTGAAAACTGAAGAACTTCATGAACTCCAACTATCTCATTATTCTATGACAGAAGAAAATGTTCTTTTGGAAGAAGAGCTTGTGTCTTCCAAGAGAAACAAGCATGAACTTCTCACCATGGCCAGCTCTAACATCAAGAAATGTGTTGATTTGATGGATAGCAGGTTAAATGTTCTGAACGAAGGAGGCTTTGTGAACTTGGATGAAATGCTTAAAGAAATATGTGAAACTGCAGAGAAGACAAATGAGTTTATGGAGCAGATTGAGTACCTAAAGGGCCAATGCAAAGAGCTGGAATTCGAAAATAAATCTCTTCAAACAGAGCTACTAAGGAAGGATGATGTTCTCAAAGGCTTGTTATTTGATCTGAGCTTGTTGCAGGAATCTGCATCCAATACCAAGGATCAAAAAGATGAAATGAAGGAACTAGTGGCATCACTTGAGGCTTTAGAAGATGAGCTTTTGGTGAAATCAATTGAGCTCGATGAGGCCATGGCTTCAAAAGAAATGCTTGAAGCTCAGTTGCACGAGAAAACAGATAGAATCAACACTCTTGAGTTGAGTATCTCAAGAGATTGTGAGTCTCGAGATGTTCTTCGCAGTGAAAATTTGGAACTGAAGGCTCAGCTAGAAGATGCTTTTACTGCTAAACGTTATGCCGAGGAGGATTTGACTGAGACAAAGAAGGTAAATGAGAGCTTAGAAATGGAGCTCATGGAAATGGGTAATGCTATTGACTGCTTGAATGATTCGGTAGAATCTCTGAGAAGTAATCTAGGTGAACTTGAGAGCGAGAGGGATCAACTACAGCTAGAAATGCTTGGTTTGAAAAACAAGCTTGAAGCAGAACAGGCACGGGCTGAAGAGCAAGAAGCAATTGCAAAGGAAGCACAACAG ATAGCCGAATCTAAGAACATCTATGTTGACGAAAAAGAGGCAGAAGTGAAGCTATATGAAAGGTCTATTGAAGAGCTAGAGTATACTATAAATGTACTGGAAAACAAG GTTGCTATTGTTAAGGAAGAAGCTGAAAGACAGCGGTTGCAGAGAGAAGAGCTGGAATTGGAACTTCATGCAGTAAAACAACAAACACGAAATGTTGAAAATGCTGATGCTGACATGAGAAG TTACTTACATGAAAAAGAGAAAAGTCTTCAAGAAGCAGTTGCGCAAATACAGATTCTTGAGAAGGATATAGTTGAGAAGGACTCAGAG ATTGCCCAATTCAAGGCCCATATCTCTGAGCTAAACTTGCATGCTGAAGCACAGGCTAGTGAGTACAAACAAAAG TTCAAAGCGTTGGAAGCCATGGCTGAACAAGTCAGACCCGAAGGTAGCAGCTTTCTTCATGCCCTGACTTCTTCACCGAAAAAGGCTGAGAAGTTTGTTGCAAAGCCGAGGGGATCTGGTTCTCCTTTTAAATGCATTGGCTTAGGCATGGTGCAACAAATAAAATCAGAGAGGGATGAGGATCTTACTGCGGCAAGGCTGCGAATTGAAGAGCTTGAATCCCTTGTGGCAAGCCGTCAAAAAGAG ATATTTACTCTAAACACCAAATTGGCAGCTGCTGAAAGTATGACCCACGATGTGATTCGGGACTTACTGGGAGTCAAGTTGGACATGACTACTTACGTG TCACTACTAGACAATCAGCAAGTTCAGAAAATTACTGAGAAGGCTCGATTTCATGATATAGAATCCCAAGATGTA GATCAGGAGGTTGTTAAGCTGAAAAAACAGCTAACTGAATTCATCAAAGAGAGACAAGG ATGGCTAGAGGAGATTGATCGAAAACAGGCTGAAGTAGTAGCTGCACAAGTTGCCTTAGAGAAGCTTCGACAGCGTGATCAATTACTTAAAGCTGAGAATGAGATGTTAAAG ATGGAGAATGTAAATCACAAGAAGAAAGTGATGGAACTTGAAggagaaataaataaattgtcTGGCCAGCAAAACCTCCATCAACGAATTCATCATCATACTAAAATCAAG GAAGAAAACAACACGCTCAAGACTCAGAATGCTGACCTTAGCACCAAGCTGAGGCGGACAGAAGTCCTTCTTTCTCGTGTGAAGGATGAACTTGCTTGCTTCCGTGCATCCAATGGGAGGAATCCATACATAGATTTTGATGAAGAGAAACGGTTGAGTTCAAAATTAAAG GAAACAGAGGAGGAAAAACTGCAATTAGCACATAAGTTATTGGCTCTGTGTACCAGTATCTTAAAG GCAGCTGGAATTACAAAGCCTGTAAATGAGATTAACCCTTCTCTTGCTGAAGAAGTTCTTGAGCAGTTAAAGAATAAAATTGCCTCTATGGATAGAGAAGTGCAAGATTTGAAATACAAG AGTAAGATTACATGTGAAAGAGCTCGATTGTGTGAGCTCTTGCCACAATCTTCACCAATTAATTCTAGAGCAGATGAGGAGAAACGTCCAACCCCCAAAAAGGTGTCCCATGCTCCATACTTTAATTCTGATATAGATCGTTGA